One genomic region from Streptomyces sp. Li-HN-5-11 encodes:
- the rplB gene encoding 50S ribosomal protein L2 gives MGIRKYKPTTPGRRGASVADFVEVTRSTPEKSLVRPLHSKGGRNNSGRVTVRHQGGGHKRAFRVIDFRRHDKDGVPAKVAHIEYDPNRTARIALLHYADGEKRYILAPRGLSQGDRVENGPGADIKPGNNLALRNIPVGTTLHAIELRPGGGAKFARSAGASVQLLAKEGSMAHLRMPSGEIRLVDQRCRATVGEVGNAEQSNINWGKAGRKRWLGVRPTVRGVAMNPVDHPHGGGEGKTSGGRHPVSPWGQKEGRTRSPKKASNKYIVRRRKTNKKR, from the coding sequence ATGGGAATCCGCAAGTACAAGCCGACTACGCCGGGCCGTCGTGGCGCCAGCGTCGCCGACTTCGTCGAGGTCACGCGGTCCACGCCGGAGAAGTCGCTGGTCCGCCCCCTGCACAGCAAGGGCGGCCGTAACAATTCCGGTCGTGTGACCGTTCGCCACCAGGGTGGCGGACACAAGCGCGCCTTCCGTGTGATCGACTTCCGTCGTCACGACAAGGACGGCGTGCCGGCGAAGGTCGCGCACATCGAGTACGACCCCAACCGCACCGCGCGCATCGCGCTGCTGCACTACGCCGACGGCGAGAAGCGCTACATCCTCGCGCCGCGCGGCCTGTCGCAGGGCGACCGCGTCGAGAACGGTCCCGGGGCCGACATCAAGCCGGGCAACAACCTGGCCCTGCGCAACATCCCGGTCGGTACGACGCTGCACGCCATCGAGCTGCGTCCGGGCGGCGGCGCCAAGTTCGCCCGCTCCGCCGGCGCCTCCGTGCAGCTGCTCGCGAAGGAGGGCTCGATGGCCCACCTCCGCATGCCCTCCGGTGAGATCCGCCTGGTCGACCAGCGCTGCCGCGCCACGGTCGGCGAGGTCGGCAACGCCGAGCAGAGCAACATCAACTGGGGCAAGGCCGGCCGCAAGCGCTGGCTGGGCGTCCGTCCGACCGTTCGCGGTGTGGCGATGAACCCGGTTGACCACCCCCACGGTGGTGGTGAGGGCAAGACCTCGGGTGGCCGCCACCCGGTCAGCCCCTGGGGTCAGAAGGAAGGTCGTACTCGTTCTCCCAAGAAGGCGAGCAACAAGTACATCGTCCGCCGCCGCAAGACGAACAAGAAGCGCTAA
- the rpsS gene encoding 30S ribosomal protein S19 yields the protein MPRSLKKGPFVDDHLIKKVDAQNDAGTKNVIKTWSRRSMIVPAMLGHTIAVHNGKTHIPVFVTESMVGHKLGEFSPTRTFRGHVKEDRKSKRR from the coding sequence ATGCCTCGTAGCTTGAAGAAGGGGCCCTTCGTCGACGACCACCTGATCAAGAAGGTGGACGCCCAGAACGACGCGGGCACCAAGAACGTCATCAAGACCTGGTCCCGTCGCTCGATGATCGTCCCGGCCATGCTCGGCCACACGATCGCGGTGCACAACGGCAAGACCCACATCCCGGTGTTCGTCACCGAGTCGATGGTCGGCCACAAGCTCGGCGAGTTCTCGCCGACGCGCACCTTCCGGGGTCACGTCAAGGAAGACCGGAAGTCGAAGCGCCGCTAG
- the rplV gene encoding 50S ribosomal protein L22, translated as MEARAQARYIRVTPMKARRVVDLIRGMDATEAQAVLRFAPQAASVPVGKVLDSAIANAAHNYDHTDADSLYISEAYVDEGPTLKRFRPRAQGRAYRIRKRTSHITVVVSSKEGTR; from the coding sequence ATGGAAGCCAGGGCCCAGGCGCGGTACATCCGCGTCACGCCCATGAAGGCCCGCCGTGTGGTGGACCTCATCCGTGGCATGGACGCCACGGAGGCCCAGGCTGTTCTGCGATTCGCTCCGCAGGCAGCCTCGGTTCCGGTCGGCAAGGTGCTCGACAGCGCCATCGCCAACGCCGCGCACAACTACGACCACACCGACGCCGACAGCCTCTACATCTCCGAGGCGTACGTCGACGAGGGCCCGACCCTGAAGCGGTTCCGTCCGCGTGCCCAGGGCCGTGCCTACCGGATCCGCAAGCGGACCAGCCACATCACCGTGGTCGTCAGCAGCAAGGAAGGAACCCGGTAA
- the rpsC gene encoding 30S ribosomal protein S3, with protein MGQKVNPHGFRLGVTTDFKSRWYADKLYKDYVKEDVAIRRMMTSGMERAGISKVEIERTRDRVRVDIHTARPGIVIGRRGAEADRIRGDLEKLTGKQVQLNILEVKNPETDAQLVAQAVAEQLSSRVSFRRAMRKSMQSAMKAGAKGIKIQCGGRLGGAEMSRSEFYREGRVPLHTLRANVDYGFFEAKTTFGRIGVKVWIYKGDVKNIAEVRAENAAARAGNRPARGGADRPARGGRGGERRGRKPQQAPAAEAPKAEAPAAAPAESTGTEA; from the coding sequence ATGGGCCAGAAGGTTAACCCGCATGGGTTCCGGCTCGGTGTCACCACGGACTTCAAGTCCCGGTGGTACGCCGACAAGCTCTACAAGGACTACGTCAAGGAAGACGTCGCCATCCGTCGGATGATGACGTCCGGCATGGAGCGCGCCGGCATCTCCAAGGTCGAGATCGAGCGCACCCGCGACCGCGTGCGTGTGGACATCCACACCGCTCGTCCGGGCATCGTCATCGGCCGCCGTGGCGCCGAGGCCGACCGCATCCGCGGCGACCTCGAGAAGCTCACGGGCAAGCAGGTCCAGCTGAACATCCTCGAGGTCAAGAACCCCGAGACCGACGCTCAGCTCGTGGCCCAGGCCGTCGCCGAGCAGCTCTCCTCCCGCGTCTCCTTCCGCCGTGCCATGCGCAAGAGCATGCAGTCGGCGATGAAGGCCGGCGCCAAGGGCATCAAGATCCAGTGCGGTGGCCGCCTCGGCGGCGCCGAGATGTCCCGCTCGGAGTTCTACCGCGAGGGCCGCGTGCCCCTGCACACGCTCCGCGCGAACGTGGACTACGGCTTCTTCGAGGCCAAGACGACCTTCGGCCGCATCGGTGTGAAGGTCTGGATCTACAAGGGCGACGTCAAGAACATCGCCGAGGTCCGCGCCGAGAACGCCGCCGCCCGTGCGGGCAACCGCCCGGCGCGTGGCGGTGCCGACCGCCCGGCCCGTGGTGGCCGTGGTGGCGAGCGGCGCGGCCGCAAGCCGCAGCAGGCTCCGGCTGCCGAGGCCCCCAAGGCCGAGGCTCCCGCTGCCGCTCCGGCTGAGAGCACCGGAACGGAGGCCTGA
- the rplP gene encoding 50S ribosomal protein L16: MLIPRRVKHRKQHHPKRNGAAKGGTQVAFGEYGIQALTPAYVTNRQIEAARIAMTRHIKRGGKVWINIYPDRPLTKKPAETRMGSGKGSPEWWIANVKPGRVMFELSYPNEKIAREALTRAAHKLPMKCRIVKREAGEA; encoded by the coding sequence ATGCTGATCCCCCGTAGGGTCAAGCACCGCAAGCAGCACCACCCGAAGCGCAACGGCGCTGCCAAGGGCGGTACCCAGGTTGCGTTCGGCGAGTACGGCATCCAGGCGCTCACCCCGGCGTACGTGACGAACCGTCAGATCGAGGCCGCTCGTATCGCCATGACGCGTCACATCAAGCGTGGTGGCAAGGTCTGGATCAACATCTACCCGGACCGTCCGCTCACCAAGAAGCCCGCCGAGACCCGCATGGGTTCCGGCAAGGGTTCTCCGGAGTGGTGGATCGCCAACGTCAAGCCCGGACGCGTGATGTTCGAGCTGTCGTACCCCAACGAGAAGATCGCCCGTGAGGCGCTGACCCGTGCGGCCCACAAGCTGCCGATGAAGTGCCGGATCGTCAAGCGCGAGGCAGGTGAAGCGTGA
- the rpmC gene encoding 50S ribosomal protein L29, whose product MSAGTKASELRELGNEELLGKLREAKEELFNLRFQAATGQLENHGRLKAVRKDIARIYTLMRERELGIETVENA is encoded by the coding sequence ATGTCGGCCGGTACCAAGGCGTCCGAGCTGCGCGAGCTGGGCAACGAGGAGCTTCTGGGCAAGCTCCGCGAGGCCAAGGAAGAGCTGTTCAACCTCCGCTTCCAGGCGGCTACGGGTCAGCTCGAGAACCACGGCCGTCTGAAGGCGGTCCGCAAGGACATCGCGCGGATCTACACCCTGATGCGCGAGCGTGAGCTGGGCATCGAAACGGTGGAGAACGCCTGA
- the rpsQ gene encoding 30S ribosomal protein S17, which yields MSENNVTENTEARGFRKTREGLVVSDKMDKTVVVAVEDRVKHALYGKVIRRTNKLKAHDEQNAAGVGDRVLLMETRPLSATKRWRVVEILEKAK from the coding sequence ATGAGCGAGAACAACGTGACTGAGAACACTGAGGCGCGCGGCTTCCGCAAGACCCGTGAGGGTCTCGTCGTCAGCGACAAGATGGACAAGACCGTCGTCGTCGCCGTCGAGGACCGCGTCAAGCACGCGCTGTACGGCAAGGTCATCCGCCGTACGAACAAGCTCAAGGCCCACGACGAGCAGAACGCCGCGGGTGTCGGCGACCGCGTCCTCCTCATGGAGACCCGGCCGCTGTCCGCGACCAAGCGCTGGCGCGTCGTCGAGATCCTCGAGAAGGCCAAGTAG
- the rplN gene encoding 50S ribosomal protein L14 yields the protein MIQQESRLRVADNTGAKEILCIRVLGGSGRRYAGIGDVIVATVKDAIPGGNVKKGDVVKAVIVRTVKERRRPDGSYIRFDENAAVILKNDGDPRGTRIFGPVGRELREKKFMKIISLAPEVL from the coding sequence GTGATCCAGCAGGAGTCGCGACTGCGCGTCGCCGACAACACGGGGGCGAAGGAGATCCTTTGCATCCGTGTGCTCGGTGGCTCCGGTCGCCGCTACGCGGGCATCGGTGACGTCATCGTCGCCACCGTCAAGGACGCGATCCCCGGTGGCAACGTGAAGAAGGGTGACGTCGTCAAGGCGGTCATCGTTCGCACCGTCAAGGAGCGCCGCCGTCCGGACGGCTCGTACATCCGCTTCGACGAGAACGCCGCCGTCATTCTGAAGAACGACGGCGACCCTCGTGGCACCCGTATCTTCGGCCCCGTCGGCCGTGAGCTGCGCGAGAAGAAGTTCATGAAGATCATCTCCCTCGCGCCGGAGGTGCTGTGA
- the rplX gene encoding 50S ribosomal protein L24: MKIKKGDLVQVITGKDKGKQGKVIAAYPREERVLVEGVNRVKKHTKAGPTARGSQAGGIVTTEAPIHVSNVQLVVEKDGQKVVTRVGYRFDDEGNKIRVAKRTGEDI; encoded by the coding sequence ATGAAGATCAAGAAGGGCGACCTGGTCCAGGTCATCACCGGCAAGGACAAGGGCAAGCAGGGCAAGGTCATTGCCGCTTACCCGCGCGAGGAGCGCGTCCTGGTCGAGGGTGTCAACCGGGTCAAGAAGCACACCAAGGCCGGTCCGACCGCTCGCGGTTCCCAGGCCGGCGGCATCGTCACGACCGAGGCGCCGATCCACGTCTCCAACGTCCAGCTGGTCGTTGAGAAGGACGGCCAGAAGGTCGTGACCCGCGTCGGTTACCGCTTCGACGACGAAGGCAACAAGATCCGCGTTGCCAAGCGGACGGGTGAGGACATCTGA
- the rplE gene encoding 50S ribosomal protein L5 — MATTTSPRLKQKYRDEIAPKLRDEFKYENVMQIPGLVKIVVNMGVGDAARDSKLIEGAIRDLTTITGQKPAVTKARKSIAQFKLREGQPIGAHVTLRGDRMWEFLDRTLSLALPRIRDFRGLSPKQFDGRGNYTFGLTEQVMFHEIDQDKIDRTRGMDITVVTTATNDAEGRALLRHLGFPFKEA; from the coding sequence ATGGCTACCACCACTTCTCCGCGTCTGAAGCAGAAGTACCGCGACGAGATCGCCCCCAAGCTGCGTGACGAGTTCAAGTACGAGAACGTCATGCAGATCCCGGGCCTCGTCAAGATCGTGGTCAACATGGGTGTGGGCGACGCCGCCCGCGACTCCAAGCTGATCGAGGGCGCCATCCGCGACCTCACCACGATCACCGGTCAGAAGCCGGCCGTCACCAAGGCCCGCAAGTCCATCGCGCAGTTCAAGCTGCGTGAGGGCCAGCCGATCGGTGCCCACGTCACGCTCCGTGGCGACCGCATGTGGGAGTTCCTGGACCGCACCCTGTCGCTCGCGCTGCCGCGCATCCGCGACTTCCGCGGCCTGTCCCCCAAGCAGTTCGACGGCCGTGGCAACTACACCTTCGGTCTCACGGAGCAGGTCATGTTCCACGAGATCGACCAGGACAAGATCGACCGTACCCGGGGCATGGACATCACCGTGGTCACCACGGCGACCAACGACGCTGAGGGCCGCGCGCTCCTTCGTCACCTCGGCTTCCCGTTCAAGGAGGCGTGA
- a CDS encoding type Z 30S ribosomal protein S14 — MAKKALIAKAARKPKFGVRAYTRCQRCGRPHSVYRKFGLCRVCLREMAHRGELPGVTKSSW, encoded by the coding sequence ATGGCGAAGAAGGCTCTGATTGCCAAGGCTGCTCGCAAGCCCAAGTTCGGTGTGCGCGCGTACACCCGCTGCCAGCGCTGCGGCCGTCCGCACTCCGTGTACCGCAAGTTCGGCCTGTGCCGTGTGTGCCTTCGTGAGATGGCTCACCGTGGCGAGCTGCCGGGCGTGACCAAGAGCTCCTGGTAA
- the rpsH gene encoding 30S ribosomal protein S8 — MTMTDPIADMLTRLRNANSAYHDTVSMPHSKIKSHIAEILQQEGFITGWKTEEAEVGKNLVLELKYGPNRERSIAGIKRISKPGLRVYAKSTNLPKVLGGLGVAIISTSHGLLTDKQAGKKGVGGEVLAYVW; from the coding sequence ATGACCATGACTGATCCGATCGCAGACATGCTCACGCGTCTGCGGAACGCGAACTCGGCATACCACGACACCGTGTCCATGCCGCACTCGAAGATCAAGTCGCACATCGCGGAGATCCTCCAGCAGGAGGGCTTCATCACGGGCTGGAAGACCGAGGAAGCCGAGGTCGGCAAGAACCTCGTCCTCGAGCTCAAGTACGGCCCGAACCGTGAGCGCTCCATCGCGGGCATCAAGCGGATCTCCAAGCCCGGTCTCCGGGTGTACGCGAAGTCCACCAACCTGCCCAAGGTGCTCGGCGGCCTCGGCGTGGCGATCATCTCCACGTCGCACGGGCTCCTCACCGACAAGCAGGCCGGCAAGAAGGGCGTGGGTGGGGAAGTCCTCGCCTACGTCTGGTAG
- the rplF gene encoding 50S ribosomal protein L6: MSRIGKLPIAVPAGVDVTIDGRTVSVKGPKGELTHTVVAPIDIAKGEDGTLQVTRPNDERQSKALHGLSRTLVANMITGVTQGYVKKLEISGVGYRVTAKGSNLEFALGYSHPITVEAPEGITFKVETPTRFSVEGIDKQKVGEVAANIRKLRKPDPYKAKGVKYEGEVIRRKVGKAGK; the protein is encoded by the coding sequence ATGTCGCGCATCGGCAAGCTCCCCATCGCGGTTCCCGCCGGCGTGGACGTCACCATCGACGGCCGTACGGTCTCGGTCAAGGGCCCCAAGGGCGAGCTGACCCACACCGTCGTGGCACCGATCGACATCGCCAAGGGCGAGGACGGCACCCTGCAGGTGACCCGCCCCAACGACGAGCGTCAGAGCAAGGCCCTGCACGGCCTGTCCCGCACGCTGGTGGCGAACATGATCACCGGCGTGACCCAGGGTTACGTGAAGAAGCTCGAGATCAGCGGTGTCGGTTACCGCGTGACGGCCAAGGGCTCGAACCTCGAGTTCGCGCTCGGCTACAGCCACCCGATCACCGTCGAGGCGCCCGAGGGCATCACCTTCAAGGTGGAGACCCCGACCCGCTTCTCGGTCGAGGGCATCGACAAGCAGAAGGTCGGCGAGGTTGCGGCCAACATCCGCAAGCTGCGCAAGCCCGACCCGTACAAGGCCAAGGGCGTCAAGTACGAGGGCGAAGTCATCCGCCGCAAGGTCGGAAAGGCGGGTAAGTAA
- the rplR gene encoding 50S ribosomal protein L18 — MAYGQKILKGDAYKRAAIKRRHIRIRKRISGTAERPRLVVTRSNRHIVAQVIDDLKGHTLASASTLDSSIRGAEGDKSAQAKQVGALVAERAKAAGVEAVVFDRGGNQYAGRIAALADAAREAGLRF, encoded by the coding sequence ATGGCATACGGGCAGAAGATCCTCAAGGGCGACGCCTACAAGCGCGCCGCGATCAAGCGCCGTCACATCCGGATCCGCAAGCGGATCTCCGGTACGGCGGAGCGTCCCCGTCTGGTCGTGACCCGCTCCAACCGCCACATCGTGGCGCAGGTGATCGACGACCTGAAGGGCCACACCCTGGCGTCGGCGTCCACGCTGGACAGCTCGATCCGCGGTGCCGAGGGCGACAAGTCCGCGCAGGCCAAGCAGGTCGGCGCCCTGGTCGCCGAGCGTGCCAAGGCCGCCGGTGTCGAGGCCGTCGTGTTCGACCGTGGTGGCAACCAGTACGCCGGGCGCATCGCCGCCCTGGCGGACGCCGCCCGCGAAGCCGGGCTCAGGTTCTGA
- the rpsE gene encoding 30S ribosomal protein S5 — protein sequence MAGPQRRGGGAGGGERRDRKGRDGGAAAAEKTAYVERVVAINRVAKVVKGGRRFSFTALVVVGDGDGTVGVGYGKAKEVPAAIAKGVEEAKKHFFKVPRIQGTIPHPIQGEKAAGVVLLKPASPGTGVIAGGPVRAVLECAGIHDVLSKSLGSDNAINIVHATVAALKGLQRPEEIAARRGLPLEDVAPAALLRARAGVGA from the coding sequence ATGGCTGGACCCCAGCGCCGCGGTGGCGGTGCCGGTGGCGGCGAGCGGCGGGACCGGAAGGGCCGTGACGGCGGCGCTGCTGCCGCCGAGAAGACCGCGTACGTTGAGCGCGTCGTCGCGATCAACCGCGTCGCCAAGGTTGTGAAGGGTGGTCGTCGCTTCAGCTTCACCGCGCTGGTCGTGGTGGGCGACGGTGACGGCACCGTGGGTGTCGGATACGGCAAGGCCAAGGAGGTGCCGGCCGCCATCGCCAAGGGCGTTGAGGAGGCCAAGAAGCACTTCTTCAAGGTCCCCCGGATCCAGGGCACCATCCCGCACCCGATCCAGGGTGAGAAGGCCGCCGGCGTCGTGCTGCTCAAGCCCGCGTCGCCCGGTACCGGTGTGATCGCCGGTGGCCCGGTGCGTGCCGTGCTCGAGTGCGCCGGTATCCACGACGTGCTGTCGAAGTCGCTCGGCTCCGACAACGCGATCAACATCGTGCACGCGACCGTGGCGGCCCTGAAGGGCCTGCAGCGTCCCGAGGAGATCGCGGCCCGCCGTGGTCTGCCGCTCGAGGACGTCGCCCCCGCGGCCCTGCTGCGTGCGCGCGCCGGAGTGGGTGCGTAA
- the rpmD gene encoding 50S ribosomal protein L30, which translates to MAQLKITQTKSYIGSKQNHRDTLRSLGLKRLGDVVVKEDRPEFRGMVHTVRHLVTVEEVD; encoded by the coding sequence ATGGCTCAGCTCAAGATCACGCAGACGAAGTCCTACATCGGCAGCAAGCAGAACCACCGTGACACCCTGCGTTCCCTGGGCCTCAAGCGCCTGGGCGACGTGGTCGTCAAGGAGGACCGCCCCGAGTTCCGCGGCATGGTGCACACCGTCCGCCACCTCGTGACGGTCGAGGAGGTCGACTGA
- the rplO gene encoding 50S ribosomal protein L15 codes for MAEQNPLKIHNLRPAPGAKTAKTRVGRGEASKGKTAGRGTKGTKARYQVPERFEGGQMPLHMRLPKLKGFKNPFKTEYQVVNLDKLAALYPEGGEVTVEGLVAKGAVRKNALVKVLGQGEVTVALQVTVDAVSGSAKEKITAAGGTVTELV; via the coding sequence ATGGCGGAGCAGAACCCGCTCAAGATCCACAACCTCCGTCCCGCCCCGGGCGCCAAGACCGCCAAGACCCGTGTCGGTCGTGGTGAGGCGTCGAAGGGTAAGACGGCCGGTCGTGGTACGAAGGGTACGAAGGCCCGTTACCAGGTTCCGGAGCGCTTCGAGGGCGGCCAGATGCCGCTGCACATGCGCCTGCCGAAGCTGAAGGGCTTCAAGAACCCGTTCAAGACCGAGTACCAGGTCGTGAACCTCGACAAGCTGGCCGCGCTGTACCCCGAGGGTGGCGAGGTCACCGTCGAGGGTCTGGTGGCCAAGGGCGCCGTTCGCAAGAACGCGCTGGTCAAGGTCCTCGGCCAGGGCGAGGTCACCGTGGCGCTGCAGGTGACGGTCGACGCCGTCTCCGGCTCCGCCAAGGAGAAGATCACCGCCGCCGGCGGTACGGTCACCGAGCTCGTCTGA
- the secY gene encoding preprotein translocase subunit SecY, which yields MLTGFARAFRTPDLRKKLLFTLGIIVVYRVGTHIPIPGVNYKAVQTCVTEASGNQGLFGLVNMFSGGALLQITVFALGIMPYITASIILQLLTVVIPRLEALKKEGQAGTAKITQYTRYLTLALAVLQGTGLVATARSGALFSGCSAAGQIVPDQAIFTTITMVICMTAGTTVVMWLGELITDRGIGNGMSILMFISIAATFPSALWAIKKQGKLADGWIEFGTVILVGLVMVGLVVFVEQAQRRIPVQYAKRMIGRRSYGGTSTYIPLKVNQAGVIPVIFASSLLYIPALVAQFSGGNSGWKSWVQQNLTRGDHPIYITLYFLLIVFFAFFYVAISFNPEEVADNMKKYGGFIPGIRAGRPTAEYLSYVLNRITWPGSLYLGLIALVPTVALVGFGASQNFPFGGTSILIIVGVGLETVKQIESQLQQRNYEGFLR from the coding sequence GTGCTCACCGGCTTCGCCCGGGCGTTCAGGACGCCCGACCTGCGCAAGAAGCTGCTCTTCACACTCGGCATCATCGTGGTGTACCGCGTCGGTACCCACATCCCGATCCCGGGCGTCAACTACAAGGCCGTCCAGACGTGTGTGACCGAGGCCTCCGGCAACCAGGGGCTCTTCGGCCTGGTCAACATGTTCAGTGGCGGCGCGCTGCTGCAGATCACGGTCTTCGCCCTCGGGATCATGCCGTACATCACGGCGAGCATCATCCTGCAGCTGCTGACCGTGGTGATCCCGCGCCTGGAGGCCCTGAAGAAGGAGGGCCAGGCCGGCACCGCGAAGATCACCCAGTACACCCGGTACCTGACCCTGGCGCTCGCCGTCCTGCAGGGCACGGGCCTGGTGGCCACCGCCCGCAGCGGCGCCCTGTTCTCCGGGTGCTCGGCCGCCGGCCAGATCGTCCCCGACCAGGCGATCTTCACCACCATCACCATGGTCATCTGCATGACCGCCGGTACGACCGTCGTCATGTGGCTCGGTGAGCTCATCACCGACCGCGGCATCGGCAACGGCATGTCGATCCTGATGTTCATCTCGATCGCCGCGACCTTCCCGTCCGCGCTGTGGGCGATCAAGAAGCAGGGCAAGCTCGCCGACGGCTGGATCGAGTTCGGCACCGTCATCCTGGTCGGCCTGGTCATGGTCGGCCTGGTCGTCTTCGTCGAGCAGGCCCAGCGCCGCATCCCGGTGCAGTACGCCAAGCGCATGATCGGCCGCCGTTCCTACGGCGGTACGTCCACGTACATTCCGCTCAAGGTCAACCAGGCGGGTGTGATCCCCGTCATCTTCGCGTCGTCGCTGCTCTACATCCCGGCGCTGGTCGCCCAGTTCTCCGGAGGAAACTCGGGCTGGAAGAGCTGGGTCCAGCAGAACCTCACCAGAGGCGATCACCCGATTTACATCACTCTGTACTTCTTGCTCATCGTGTTCTTCGCGTTCTTCTACGTGGCGATCTCCTTCAACCCCGAGGAAGTCGCGGACAACATGAAGAAGTATGGTGGCTTCATCCCGGGCATCCGGGCTGGCCGACCGACCGCTGAGTACCTGAGTTACGTGCTCAACCGGATCACCTGGCCGGGTTCGCTGTATCTGGGTCTGATCGCTCTCGTACCAACAGTGGCGTTGGTCGGCTTCGGCGCAAGCCAGAACTTCCCCTTCGGCGGGACCAGCATCCTCATCATCGTGGGTGTCGGCCTCGAGACGGTGAAGCAGATCGAGAGCCAGCTCCAGCAGCGCAATTACGAAGGGTTCCTCCGCTGA
- a CDS encoding adenylate kinase produces MRIVLVGPPGAGKGTQAVRLAEKLRVPHISTGDLFRANISRQTELGKLAKSYMDAGNLVPDEVTIAMAKDRMEQPDAEGGFLLDGFPRNVSQAEALDTLLQTEGIKLDAVLDLEVPEEEVVKRIAGRRICRKDSSHVFHVTYSPPKKEGVCDVCGGELYQRDDDSEDTVRKRLEVYHSQTEPIIDYYKAQGLVVTISSLGPVDEITRRALDALTREDADK; encoded by the coding sequence ATGCGAATCGTCCTCGTCGGCCCGCCGGGTGCCGGTAAGGGAACGCAGGCCGTGCGCCTCGCCGAGAAGCTGCGCGTCCCGCACATCTCCACGGGCGACCTCTTCCGCGCCAACATCAGCCGGCAGACGGAGCTCGGCAAGCTGGCGAAGTCCTACATGGACGCGGGCAACCTGGTGCCGGACGAGGTCACCATCGCCATGGCGAAGGACCGCATGGAGCAGCCGGACGCCGAGGGCGGCTTCCTGCTGGACGGCTTCCCGCGCAACGTCTCGCAGGCCGAGGCGCTGGACACGCTGCTGCAGACCGAGGGCATCAAGCTCGACGCGGTGCTCGACCTGGAGGTCCCCGAGGAGGAGGTCGTCAAGCGGATCGCCGGCCGGCGCATCTGCCGCAAGGACTCCAGCCACGTCTTCCACGTGACGTACAGCCCGCCGAAGAAGGAGGGCGTGTGCGACGTCTGCGGCGGTGAGCTGTACCAGCGGGACGACGACTCCGAGGACACCGTCCGCAAGCGGCTGGAGGTCTACCACTCGCAGACCGAGCCGATCATCGACTACTACAAGGCGCAGGGCCTGGTCGTGACGATCTCGTCGCTCGGCCCGGTGGACGAGATCACGCGGCGCGCGCTGGACGCGCTGACCCGCGAGGACGCGGACAAGTAG
- the map gene encoding type I methionyl aminopeptidase, which produces MVQIKTPEQIAKMRAAGLVVAAIHAATREAAVPGASTKDLDQVARKVLAEHNAKPNFLGYGGFPATICTSVNEVVVHGIPSDDVVLKDGDVISIDCGAIVDGWHGDAAYTAFVGSGHAPELIELSRVTEESMWAGIAAMKQGNRLVDISRAVETYIRRQPRPGGGRYGIIEDYGGHGIGTEMHMDPHLLNYVDRRRGKGPKLVPGFCLAIEPMVSLGTPKTRVLEDDWTVITTDGTWSSHWEHSVALTEQGPLVLTAPDGGKARLAEYGITAAPDPLA; this is translated from the coding sequence ATGGTGCAGATCAAGACCCCCGAGCAGATCGCCAAGATGCGTGCGGCGGGGTTGGTCGTCGCCGCCATCCACGCCGCCACGCGGGAGGCGGCCGTGCCCGGGGCGAGCACGAAGGACCTGGACCAGGTGGCGCGCAAGGTGCTCGCCGAGCACAACGCCAAGCCGAACTTCCTCGGCTACGGCGGCTTCCCGGCCACGATCTGCACCTCCGTGAACGAGGTCGTCGTCCACGGCATCCCGTCCGACGACGTCGTCCTCAAGGACGGGGACGTCATCTCCATCGACTGCGGCGCGATCGTCGACGGCTGGCACGGCGACGCCGCGTACACCGCCTTCGTGGGGTCCGGTCACGCCCCGGAGCTCATCGAGCTCTCCCGGGTGACCGAGGAGTCGATGTGGGCCGGCATCGCGGCCATGAAGCAGGGCAACCGGCTGGTCGACATCTCCCGCGCCGTCGAGACGTACATCCGCCGCCAGCCCAGGCCCGGCGGCGGCCGCTACGGCATCATCGAGGACTACGGCGGCCACGGCATCGGCACCGAGATGCACATGGACCCCCACCTGCTGAACTACGTCGACCGCCGCCGCGGCAAGGGCCCCAAGCTGGTCCCCGGCTTCTGCCTGGCCATCGAGCCGATGGTCTCCCTGGGCACGCCGAAGACCCGGGTCCTGGAGGACGACTGGACGGTCATCACCACGGACGGCACCTGGTCCTCGCACTGGGAGCACTCCGTAGCCCTCACGGAACAGGGGCCCCTGGTTCTCACCGCCCCCGACGGGGGCAAGGCCAGGCTCGCCGAGTACGGGATCACGGCGGCGCCGGATCCCCTGGCCTGA